A genomic region of Saccopteryx bilineata isolate mSacBil1 chromosome 1, mSacBil1_pri_phased_curated, whole genome shotgun sequence contains the following coding sequences:
- the EIF3D gene encoding eukaryotic translation initiation factor 3 subunit D, whose translation MAKFMTPVIQDNPSGWGPCAVPEQFRDMPYQPFSKGDRLGKVADWTGTTYQDKRYTNKYSSQFGGGSQYAYFHEEDETSFQLVDTARTQKTAYQRNRMRFAQRNLRRDKDRRNMLQFNLQTLPKSAKQKERERIRLQKKFQKQFGVRQKWDQKSQKPRDSSVEVRSDWEVKEEMDFPQLMKMRYLEVSEPQDIECCGALEYYDKAFDRITTRSEKPLRSIKRIFHTVTTTDDPVIRKLAKTQGNVFATDAILATLMSCTRSVYSWDIVVQRVGSKLFFDKRDNSDFDLLTVSETANEPPQDEGNSFNSPRNLAMEATYINHNFSQQCLRMGKERYNFPNPNPFVEDDMDKNEIASVAYRYRRWKLGDDIDLIVRCEHDGVMTGANGEVSFINIKTLNEWDSRHCNGVDWRQKLDSQRGAVIATELKNNSYKLARWTCCALLAGSEYLKLGYVSRYHVKDSSRHVILGTQQFKPNEFASQINLSVENAWGILRCVIDICMKLEEGKYLILKDPNKQVIRVYSLPDGTFSSDEDEEEEEEEEEEEEEEEA comes from the exons ATGGCAAAGTTCATGACACCCGTGATCCAGGACAACCCCTCGGGCTGGGGCCCCTGTGCGGTCCCCGAGCAGTTTCGGGATATGCCCTACCAGCCATTCAGCAAAGGAGATCGGCTAGGAAAG GTTGCAGACTGGACGGGTACCACATACCAAGATAAGAGGTACACAA ATAAGTACTCCTCTCAGTTTGGTGGTGGAAGTCAGTATGCTTATTTCCACGAGGAGGATGAAACTAGTTTCCAGCTGGTGGATACAGCACGCACACAGAAGACCGCCTACCAGCGTAATCGGATGCGATTTGCACAG CGGAACCTCCGCAGAGACAAAGATCGACGGAACATGTTGCAGTTTAACCTGCAGACCCTGCCTAAGAGCGCCAAGCAGAAAGAGAG AGAACGTATACGACTACagaaaaaatttcagaaacagtTTGGAGTGAGGCAGAAATGGGACCAAAAATCACAG AAACCCCGAGACTCTTCCGTTGAAGTCCGTAGTGACTGGGAGGTGAAGGAGGAAATGGACTTTCCTCAGCTAATGAAGATGCGCTACTTGGAAGTGTCAGAGCCACAGGACAT AGAGTGTTGTGGAGCCCTAGAGTACTATGACAAAGCCTTCGACCGCATCACCACAAGGAGCGAGAAGCCCCTGCGGAGCATCAAGCGCATCTTCCACACCGTCACCACCACAGATGACCCTGTCATCCGAAAG CTGGCAAAAACCCAGGGGAACGTGTTTGCTACCGATGCCATTCTGGCCACACTGATGAGCTGCACTCGCTCTGTGTATTCCTGGGACATCGTTGTCCAGAGAGTCGGGTCCAAGCTCTTTTTTGACAAGAGGGATAACTCTGACTTCG ACCTCCTGACAGTGAGTGAGACAGCCAATGAGCCCCCTCAAGATGAAGGTAATTCCTTCAACTCACCCCGCAACCTGGCCATGGAAGCAACCTACATCAACCACAACTTCTCCCAGCAGTGCCTGAGGATG GGGAAAGAAAGATACAACTTCCCCAACCCAAACCCGTTTGTGGAGGACGACATGGATAAGAATGAAATTGCCTCTGTTGCATACCG GTATCGCAGGTGGAAGCTTGGAGACGACATTGACCTGATTGTCCGTTGTGAGCATGACGGTGTCATGACCGGAGCCAATGGGGAAGTGTCTTTTATCAACATCAAGACCCTCAACGAGTGGGACTCCAGG CACTGCAATGGTGTGGACTGGCGTCAGAAGCTGGACTCTCAGCGCGGGGCTGTCATTGCCACTGAGCTGAAGAATAACAGCTACAAGTTAGCCCGATGGACCTGCTGTGCTTTGCTGGCTGGATCTGAGTACCTCAAGCTTGG TTACGTGTCCCGGTACCACGTGAAAGACTCCTCACGGCACGTCATTCTGGGCACCCAGCAGTTCAAGCCCAATGAGTTTGCCAGCCAGATCAACCTGAGCGTGGAGAACGCTTGGGGCATCCTGCGCTGTGTCATCGACATCTGCATGAAGCTGGAGGAGGGCAAGTACCTCATCCTCAAGGACCCCAACAAGCAGGTCATCCGCGTCTACAGCCTGCCCGATGGTACCTTCAGCTCCGatgaggacgaggaggaggaagaagaggaggaggaggaagaagaag AAGAAGAAGCATAA